In Salisediminibacterium beveridgei, one DNA window encodes the following:
- the hemW gene encoding radical SAM family heme chaperone HemW, which yields MASAIYLHIPFCEQICYYCDFNKFFLKNQPVDEYIAALRQEIQMYAAQHHPEEPITSIYIGGGTPTSISTDQLAQVIEGLSGAFPLSPDAEITVEVNPGSCSDEKMAMLKKTGVNRLSIGVQTFDPELLKAINRDHHPIDAKKTVELARSHGINDLSVDLMFGLPNQTMEQWNDTLKQAFELPVTHISAYSLKVEPKTVFYQWERQGRLDRPTEDLEADMYNQLVSGAVNAGFQQYEISNFARGQYQSRHNLVYWNNQEYYGFGAGAHGYLNGERYANHGPLPKYLKAMESRERPTLHEHPVPLHEQKEEFMFMGLRKISGISLEEYQSRYGEQVAETFPGVMDELVKEGLLVMDEDSVRLSSEGKLLGNQVFEKFLLGN from the coding sequence ATGGCATCTGCCATTTATCTGCACATTCCATTTTGTGAACAAATCTGTTACTACTGCGATTTCAATAAATTTTTCCTGAAGAATCAGCCTGTGGACGAATATATCGCAGCACTTCGTCAGGAAATTCAAATGTATGCTGCACAACATCATCCTGAAGAACCGATTACATCCATTTATATAGGCGGAGGAACGCCAACTTCGATTTCGACAGATCAGTTAGCGCAGGTTATCGAAGGCTTGTCAGGTGCATTTCCGTTGTCGCCGGATGCTGAAATTACAGTAGAGGTAAACCCGGGCAGTTGCAGCGATGAAAAGATGGCGATGCTGAAAAAGACGGGTGTAAACCGGCTGAGTATCGGAGTTCAGACCTTTGACCCCGAGCTTTTGAAGGCGATTAATCGCGATCATCATCCAATCGATGCAAAGAAGACGGTGGAACTTGCACGCTCACATGGGATAAACGACCTCTCTGTTGATTTGATGTTCGGTTTACCCAATCAGACCATGGAACAGTGGAACGATACGTTAAAACAGGCATTCGAGTTGCCGGTCACTCACATAAGCGCTTATTCATTAAAAGTCGAACCGAAAACCGTATTTTATCAGTGGGAACGTCAGGGGCGTCTCGACAGACCCACGGAAGATCTTGAAGCAGATATGTACAATCAGCTGGTTTCAGGAGCAGTTAACGCGGGTTTTCAACAGTATGAAATCAGTAATTTTGCCAGAGGGCAATATCAAAGCAGGCACAATCTTGTGTATTGGAATAACCAGGAATATTATGGGTTCGGAGCAGGTGCTCACGGATACTTGAACGGTGAACGATACGCAAATCATGGTCCGCTGCCAAAGTATTTAAAAGCAATGGAATCAAGGGAGCGGCCCACGCTTCACGAGCATCCTGTACCCCTTCATGAACAAAAAGAAGAATTCATGTTTATGGGTCTTCGGAAAATCAGCGGGATATCGCTTGAAGAATACCAGTCGCGCTATGGTGAACAAGTCGCAGAGACTTTTCCAGGAGTGATGGATGAATTGGTCAAAGAAGGATTGCTTGTGATGGATGAGGATTCGGTCCGGCTGAGCAGTGAGGGCAAGCTGCTTGGAAATCAGGTGTTTGAAAAATTTCTGCTCGGGAATTAA
- the hrcA gene encoding heat-inducible transcriptional repressor HrcA, translated as MLTERQLLILKAIIDDYVSNAEPVGSRSISKRDEISFSPATIRNEMSDLEELGFLEKTHSSSGRIPSQKGYRHYVDYLLKPGQLSENEMLNIQDVLTSRFLELEEVVQQSAKLLSNLTSYTSIVLGPEVFESKLRQIQIIPISETQAVAIIVTDSGHVENQTVHFPERVNAQDLEKVVNILNERLRGIPLYRLKDELAKEVKHVLKKYVQSHDTMLHVFQEVFHQHNREKIFFSGKTNILSQPEFHDVERVRKILNIFEEDQLVSKLFRSEQAGLSIRIGEENHFAPFDDCTIITATYEAGGKHLGTVGILGPTRMEYPRVIGILEYLSRDLSKKLSNDYDKS; from the coding sequence ATGCTGACAGAGCGTCAATTATTGATATTAAAAGCGATTATCGATGATTATGTGTCAAATGCTGAACCGGTGGGTTCAAGAAGTATTTCAAAACGTGATGAAATCAGCTTCAGTCCAGCGACAATCCGTAATGAAATGTCCGATCTTGAGGAATTAGGATTTCTTGAGAAAACGCACAGTTCATCCGGACGCATCCCGTCACAAAAAGGATACCGGCATTATGTGGATTACCTCTTGAAACCGGGGCAGCTCTCCGAGAATGAAATGCTCAATATTCAGGACGTATTGACAAGCCGATTTTTAGAGCTTGAAGAGGTGGTGCAGCAGTCGGCCAAATTGCTTTCGAATTTGACCAGTTACACCTCCATCGTTCTTGGTCCGGAAGTTTTTGAATCGAAATTAAGACAAATTCAAATTATCCCGATTTCAGAAACACAGGCGGTTGCGATTATCGTGACTGATTCCGGGCATGTTGAGAATCAGACTGTTCACTTTCCTGAACGGGTCAATGCGCAAGACCTTGAAAAAGTGGTCAACATTCTGAATGAGCGCCTTCGTGGCATTCCTTTGTACAGATTGAAAGATGAACTTGCAAAAGAAGTCAAACATGTCTTGAAAAAATATGTTCAAAGTCATGACACGATGCTTCATGTATTTCAGGAAGTGTTTCATCAGCACAACCGAGAAAAGATCTTTTTCAGCGGAAAGACGAATATTCTGAGCCAGCCTGAATTTCATGACGTCGAGAGGGTCAGGAAGATATTAAATATTTTCGAAGAAGATCAGCTCGTCAGTAAACTGTTCAGATCCGAACAGGCAGGACTGTCGATCCGCATAGGTGAAGAAAATCACTTCGCCCCCTTTGACGATTGTACAATCATCACAGCCACATATGAAGCCGGTGGCAAACATCTGGGCACAGTGGGTATACTCGGGCCAACTCGTATGGAATACCCCCGGGTTATCGGCATTCTGGAATACCTGTCAAGAGACCTGTCGAAAAAACTCTCAAATGATTATGACAAATCATGA
- the grpE gene encoding nucleotide exchange factor GrpE codes for MDNKENRDTVEEVEEVDDVEIIEPEDPASIDEEPVSEEASTAEEEETVSRQDYNQLKDELDDMKNKLLRTQADFDNFRRRTKIEQETAAKYRSQRLAEEMLPAIDNFERALEIQPENDDTKSLLKGVEMAYNQLQQALEKEGITPIEAVGQPFDPNLHQAIMQVEEPDYESNIVVEEMQRGYQLKDRVIRPSMVKVNA; via the coding sequence GTGGATAATAAAGAAAACCGAGATACTGTTGAAGAAGTCGAGGAAGTGGACGATGTGGAAATCATTGAACCAGAAGACCCGGCAAGCATTGATGAAGAACCCGTTTCGGAAGAGGCGTCAACTGCTGAAGAGGAAGAAACGGTTTCCCGGCAGGATTATAATCAATTGAAGGATGAACTTGATGATATGAAAAATAAATTACTCCGCACACAAGCAGATTTTGACAATTTCCGTCGCAGAACAAAGATTGAGCAGGAAACGGCAGCCAAATACCGTTCTCAGCGTCTTGCTGAGGAAATGCTTCCTGCAATCGATAACTTTGAAAGAGCGCTTGAGATTCAACCGGAGAACGATGATACCAAAAGCCTGTTGAAGGGTGTGGAAATGGCTTATAACCAGTTGCAGCAAGCTTTGGAGAAAGAGGGAATCACTCCGATTGAAGCTGTGGGACAACCATTTGACCCGAATCTTCATCAAGCCATCATGCAAGTGGAAGAACCGGATTATGAATCCAATATCGTGGTTGAGGAAATGCAACGCGGTTATCAACTGAAAGACCGTGTCATCCGACCATCTATGGTAAAAGTTAACGCATAA
- the dnaK gene encoding molecular chaperone DnaK, which produces MSKVIGIDLGTTNSCVAVMEGGEATVIANAEGSRTSPSVVSFKDGERQVGEVAKRQMITNPNTVSSIKRHMGTDYKVEMEGKSYTPPEISAIILQKLKADAEAYLGETVTKAVITVPAYFNDSERQATKDAGKIAGLEVERIVNEPTAAALAYGMDKEDDQTILVYDLGGGTFDVSILELGDGFFEVKATSGDNRLGGDDFDQVIIDHLVAEFKKENGIDLSQDKMALQRLKDAAEKAKKDLSGVTSTQISLPFITADQAGPKHLELTLTRAKFEELSNHLVEKTMGPLRQAMKDAGLSQGEIDKVVLVGGSTRIPAVQETIKKITGKDAHKGVNPDEVVALGAAIQAGVLTGDVKDVVLLDVTPLSLGIETMGGVFTKLIERNTTIPTSQSQVFSTAADNQPSVDIHVLQGEREMAANNKTLGRFQLTDIPPAPRGVPQIEVSFDIDANGIVNVRAKDLGTNKEQSITITSSSGLSEEEVEQMVKEAEENAEEDKKRREEVDLKNEADQLVFSTEKTLKDLGENVDPEDKEKAETAKEKVKTALEGEDIEAIRTAKDELQEIVTELTTKLYEQAAQAQQAEQEAQGNAQDGSADDDVVDADYEEVNDEEDNKKE; this is translated from the coding sequence ATGAGTAAAGTAATTGGTATCGATTTAGGGACAACGAATTCATGTGTAGCTGTGATGGAAGGTGGAGAAGCAACGGTCATTGCAAATGCCGAAGGTTCCAGAACCTCGCCGTCTGTTGTATCATTCAAAGATGGAGAGCGCCAGGTTGGTGAAGTGGCCAAACGACAAATGATCACCAATCCAAATACAGTCTCCTCCATTAAACGTCATATGGGCACAGACTATAAAGTTGAAATGGAAGGGAAGTCTTACACCCCACCTGAAATTTCTGCCATTATCCTTCAAAAACTGAAAGCCGATGCCGAGGCGTATCTTGGTGAAACCGTCACGAAAGCAGTCATTACTGTGCCGGCATATTTTAATGATTCTGAACGTCAGGCAACAAAAGACGCTGGTAAAATTGCCGGACTTGAAGTTGAGCGGATCGTCAACGAGCCGACTGCTGCAGCATTGGCGTATGGCATGGACAAAGAAGATGATCAGACCATTCTTGTCTACGACCTCGGTGGCGGTACGTTTGATGTTTCGATCCTTGAACTTGGGGATGGATTTTTCGAAGTAAAAGCCACATCAGGTGACAACCGCCTTGGCGGGGATGACTTTGACCAGGTCATTATCGACCACCTTGTTGCTGAATTTAAAAAAGAAAACGGCATTGATCTGTCACAAGATAAGATGGCCCTGCAACGACTTAAGGATGCTGCTGAAAAAGCGAAGAAAGATCTGTCCGGGGTTACAAGCACGCAAATCAGTCTGCCGTTTATCACCGCTGATCAGGCTGGACCAAAACACCTAGAATTAACATTGACCCGTGCGAAGTTTGAAGAGCTATCCAATCACCTGGTTGAGAAAACCATGGGACCTCTTCGTCAAGCCATGAAAGATGCAGGTTTGAGCCAAGGTGAAATCGATAAAGTAGTTCTCGTTGGTGGATCAACACGTATTCCTGCAGTTCAGGAAACCATCAAAAAAATCACTGGTAAAGATGCTCATAAAGGGGTTAACCCTGACGAAGTTGTAGCTCTTGGTGCCGCCATTCAAGCAGGTGTCCTGACAGGCGATGTGAAAGACGTTGTGCTGCTTGATGTAACGCCTCTTTCCCTAGGTATCGAAACAATGGGCGGTGTCTTCACGAAACTGATCGAACGTAATACAACGATCCCTACCAGCCAGTCTCAAGTATTCTCAACGGCTGCAGATAATCAACCGTCTGTTGATATTCACGTCCTGCAAGGTGAGCGTGAAATGGCAGCGAATAACAAGACACTAGGCCGGTTCCAATTGACAGACATTCCACCGGCGCCGCGCGGTGTGCCACAAATTGAAGTGAGCTTCGATATTGACGCCAACGGGATTGTCAATGTCCGTGCGAAAGACCTTGGAACAAATAAAGAACAATCCATCACCATTACGTCTTCCTCCGGACTATCTGAAGAAGAAGTAGAACAAATGGTAAAAGAAGCAGAAGAAAATGCTGAAGAAGATAAAAAACGTCGCGAAGAAGTTGATCTGAAAAATGAAGCAGATCAGTTGGTCTTCTCAACAGAAAAAACATTGAAAGACCTCGGCGAAAATGTCGATCCAGAAGATAAAGAAAAAGCTGAAACTGCCAAAGAAAAAGTGAAAACAGCCCTTGAAGGGGAAGATATCGAAGCGATCCGTACGGCAAAGGATGAACTTCAGGAAATTGTAACTGAACTAACCACAAAGCTTTATGAGCAGGCAGCGCAGGCGCAACAGGCAGAGCAAGAAGCGCAAGGGAATGCACAGGATGGAAGTGCTGACGACGATGTAGTTGATGCAGATTATGAAGAAGTCAACGACGAAGAGGACAATAAGAAAGAATAG
- the dnaJ gene encoding molecular chaperone DnaJ, whose protein sequence is MSKRDFYDVLGVDQNASEQEIKKAYRKLAREYHPDVNKADDAEEKFKEVKEAYDTLSDSQKRAHYDQFGHQDPNQGFGGAGGAGDFGGFGDIFDMFFGGGRRDPNAPRQGSDLQYTMNLDFKEAVFGKETDIEIPKEETCSDCSGSGTKSGASPETCSECKGAGQLNVEQNTPFGRVVNRRVCTKCQGTGQTVKESDKCAKCGGKGKVKKRKKIHIKIPAGVDTGQQIRVSGQGEPGERGGPPGDLYVVFNVKSHEFFKRDGDDIHCEMPITFPQAALGDEVEVPTLNGKVKLKIPAGTQNATHFRLRGKGVPNVHGMGQGDQHVQIKVVVPKVLSDKQKDLLREFNDESGDEMPDEQSQNFFEKVKRALKNFS, encoded by the coding sequence ATGAGCAAGCGAGATTTTTATGACGTGCTTGGCGTCGACCAGAATGCTTCGGAACAGGAAATAAAGAAAGCCTACCGCAAGCTTGCCAGAGAGTATCACCCGGATGTGAACAAAGCGGATGATGCGGAAGAAAAATTCAAAGAAGTTAAAGAAGCCTATGATACGTTAAGTGACTCTCAAAAGAGAGCTCATTATGATCAATTCGGACATCAGGATCCGAATCAGGGATTCGGAGGAGCCGGAGGAGCCGGAGATTTCGGAGGATTCGGTGACATCTTTGACATGTTCTTCGGCGGAGGCAGACGAGATCCAAATGCCCCAAGGCAAGGATCAGATCTCCAGTACACAATGAACCTGGATTTCAAAGAAGCTGTGTTTGGAAAAGAGACAGACATTGAAATACCAAAAGAAGAGACCTGTTCTGATTGCAGTGGCTCAGGGACAAAATCCGGAGCGAGCCCTGAGACCTGTTCTGAATGTAAGGGCGCTGGTCAGTTAAATGTGGAACAAAACACACCGTTTGGCCGTGTGGTTAACCGTCGTGTTTGTACCAAATGTCAAGGTACGGGTCAGACTGTTAAAGAAAGTGATAAATGCGCCAAGTGTGGCGGAAAAGGTAAAGTAAAAAAACGTAAAAAGATTCATATTAAAATTCCGGCAGGCGTGGACACCGGTCAACAGATCCGCGTGAGTGGTCAGGGTGAACCAGGTGAGCGCGGGGGGCCCCCAGGAGATCTTTATGTTGTATTTAATGTCAAATCCCATGAGTTTTTCAAACGGGATGGTGATGACATTCACTGTGAAATGCCGATCACCTTCCCACAGGCTGCCCTTGGTGACGAAGTGGAAGTGCCGACTTTAAACGGTAAAGTTAAATTGAAAATTCCAGCCGGTACACAAAACGCCACACATTTCCGCTTAAGAGGCAAAGGGGTTCCGAATGTACATGGCATGGGACAGGGTGATCAGCATGTTCAAATTAAAGTCGTTGTGCCGAAAGTACTCTCTGATAAACAAAAAGATTTGCTTCGGGAGTTTAATGACGAATCTGGAGACGAAATGCCAGACGAGCAATCACAGAATTTTTTTGAAAAAGTAAAGCGAGCTTTAAAGAACTTCAGCTGA
- the prmA gene encoding 50S ribosomal protein L11 methyltransferase — protein MNWSEICIHTTQEAVEPVSHVLHESGASGVVIEDREDLFREWETKFGEIYDLSPDDYPEEGVLVKGYLPVNSFLSETVEQIKLSVNHLSQFNINLGQNKVTVSEVNEEDWATAWKKYYKPVKVSRRITITPTWENYQPVHDEELVIELDPGMAFGTGTHPTTVMCIQLLEQCVKEGDLVTDVGCGTGVLSIAAAKLGGTQIDALDLDEVAVQSATVNSELNKVDQRVQVRKGNLLDNGRSGQDVIVANILAEVIVTFTEDAFRLTRPGGTFIVSGIIGQKRDMVKDALKQAGWRILESLEMEDWVAIRAEKPVGGA, from the coding sequence ATGAACTGGTCCGAGATTTGTATTCATACTACGCAAGAAGCTGTGGAACCCGTCAGTCATGTTCTCCATGAATCTGGCGCAAGCGGTGTCGTGATTGAAGACAGGGAAGATCTTTTCAGGGAATGGGAAACTAAATTTGGTGAAATTTATGATTTATCTCCGGATGACTATCCGGAAGAAGGTGTCCTCGTGAAAGGATATCTTCCTGTGAACAGCTTCCTTTCGGAAACGGTGGAGCAAATTAAATTGTCAGTGAATCATCTCTCTCAGTTTAATATTAATCTGGGTCAAAACAAGGTTACGGTCAGTGAAGTAAATGAAGAAGATTGGGCAACTGCTTGGAAGAAATATTACAAGCCGGTAAAGGTGTCCAGACGGATTACGATCACACCGACATGGGAAAACTATCAACCGGTACATGATGAGGAGCTTGTGATTGAACTCGATCCAGGTATGGCATTCGGAACAGGGACACATCCGACAACGGTCATGTGTATACAGCTGCTTGAACAGTGTGTAAAAGAAGGGGACTTGGTAACGGATGTAGGCTGTGGTACAGGGGTACTCAGCATTGCAGCCGCTAAATTAGGTGGGACCCAAATCGACGCATTGGATCTCGATGAAGTAGCAGTGCAATCTGCAACGGTTAACAGTGAATTAAACAAAGTGGATCAGCGGGTGCAGGTTCGAAAAGGGAATCTGCTGGATAATGGCAGATCCGGTCAGGATGTGATTGTTGCCAACATTCTAGCAGAAGTGATTGTCACATTCACAGAAGATGCCTTCCGTCTCACGCGCCCAGGAGGAACCTTTATCGTTTCCGGGATCATCGGTCAGAAACGTGACATGGTCAAAGATGCATTAAAACAAGCAGGATGGCGAATCTTAGAGTCGCTGGAGATGGAAGACTGGGTTGCGATCAGAGCCGAGAAGCCCGTCGGAGGAGCGTGA
- a CDS encoding 16S rRNA (uracil(1498)-N(3))-methyltransferase, with product MQRYFLATENFKGDLVRLTGDEAHHIARVMRMAADDQIICCNESGKSAIVELTQVEKEEVYGRIRQWLDENSELPVEVTLAQGLPKGDKLEMIIQKATELGVTAITPVAMARSIVKLDPKKAAKKQERWKKIAKEAAEQSHRQRVPEIQSVQTLKELIKQAGPFDLVLAAYEEEGKSGNHEGLPELLSGVQEGSRILFVIGPEGGFSSEEIVMLKDAGIFPVSLGPRILRTETAGLYSLSVLSYHFELLR from the coding sequence ATGCAACGATATTTTTTGGCAACAGAGAATTTCAAGGGAGATCTTGTCCGTTTAACAGGCGATGAAGCACATCACATTGCCCGGGTGATGCGGATGGCTGCAGATGATCAAATTATCTGCTGTAATGAATCTGGCAAAAGTGCGATTGTTGAACTTACTCAAGTTGAAAAAGAAGAAGTTTATGGCCGGATCAGACAATGGTTGGATGAAAATAGTGAACTTCCTGTTGAAGTGACGCTTGCCCAGGGTCTGCCCAAAGGTGATAAACTGGAGATGATCATTCAAAAAGCCACGGAGTTAGGTGTAACTGCGATAACACCTGTTGCCATGGCGAGGTCAATTGTTAAACTGGATCCCAAAAAAGCAGCTAAAAAGCAGGAAAGATGGAAAAAAATCGCTAAAGAAGCAGCAGAACAATCGCACCGTCAACGTGTGCCAGAAATCCAATCGGTTCAAACTTTGAAAGAACTCATCAAGCAGGCCGGCCCTTTTGATCTTGTGCTGGCTGCATATGAAGAAGAGGGGAAATCGGGGAATCACGAGGGTTTACCAGAGCTTTTGTCAGGCGTTCAAGAAGGAAGTCGTATTCTGTTTGTCATTGGACCAGAGGGCGGATTTTCATCGGAGGAGATTGTCATGCTCAAAGACGCAGGCATCTTTCCAGTATCTCTGGGACCACGAATTTTAAGAACAGAAACAGCTGGCCTTTATTCTTTGTCTGTCTTGTCCTACCATTTTGAATTATTGAGGTGA